DNA sequence from the Clostridia bacterium genome:
CGCTCCGGTTTTTTGTGCTTATGGGCAGAGACTTTATGGTGTTCACCGTCAAAGCACTGGTGTTACAAATCCAGGGTGCACTGTCAAGAGAATACGGCCCTATCATAGCTAATGCACTGGATTGTTTGGAACTTACGATTGAATTCAGGAATCACAATAATGAATTGCAAGTACGTCACTGCATTACATTCCTGATATGTCTATAGATCAAGGGTGTTGTTCTGTCCAACCTCTGGAAGAACTGCCATATGGTATAATTTAAGCAAATGATGGCGAAAAGCGCGGGGGGTTTGTGGTGGCAGGGTTTGAGCAAACTGTTAACATTGTTGCAAAAAGCCAGGGTTCAGTTTTCGGGTCATGCTGATAGCAAGTACGTGTTTTGGGCAAACCGGGGTATAGTGGTGCTAAGTATCATGGCAGCAATTGCCAAGATGGGGTGGAGGATACGAAAATGTCAATTGCAGAGCTTTTCGACCAAAAGTTTGGGCACAAGCAAACTTCTTATATGATGGTAGCCGTTTTAGCATTACTGGATAACCTTAACCAAGAAGGTGGGGCTTCCATAGATGACGTAGCCACCAGCTTCAAGGCATTTTATCTGGAAAGGCGGAGAAAAGGGAGACAGCCAGAAAGAGATGGGGCGGTCTTGGCGCGAGTGGAAACCTTGTCCGACAGCAAGATTCGAGAAACCATGCTCAAAATGCCGATGCCTGCCTTTCAGGATGTCATTGATGTGGACCAAGCCAGAGGATATTTGTATTTTAAACCAAAGGTTTTGGCGAAGTTGAACTGGAAAACCATCAAAGAATTGCGCAAAGTAGCTTGGAAGCACCTTTATCAGTATTATAAAAACCACTTTCAAAACACGGAATTAACTGTTCAGGATTTAGAAAACTTGCCATTCGGATATGCCGTTTCCGCTGCCGATGTGGCCCGCCTATCGGGACAAAACCAGATGAAGGGTATCCACCCTATAGAAAAAGGGGTCATAATTCTCTGTACTTTGGACGGGGGAGCCTACGCCAACACCTGGTTGGATGAAAACGAAACCATTCTGAAGTATTATTTGGAAGGCCGGATGCAGCCGGATGGCTCGAAAACATATAATGAACAGGCCAAATCCAATATGGCCGTAAGGTTGTCGAAAGAAGAAGGCTATCCCGTTTATGTCTTTACACGCGAGAAGCGGGGGCAGTTATTTCATTTTGAAGGGACCTTTGTTTGTGACAGAGTTGAAGCTGATACCAATGGTGATAAATATTTTGTGTTACGAAGAAAAAGTCGTGACGGAGAAATGACTATCAATGCTCCTCCTGAGAAGGAGTTAATGAGCGTTCCCGAAGTGGTGATACATATTCATAGTTTTGTCCGCGCCAAGGGTTATTCGTTCACCGAGGATTTTATCAAGAATTTGTACTTATCATTAAAAACAAAGCCTTTCGTAATTCTGGCCGGCATCTCAGGTACCGGTAAGAGCAAGGTTTGCCGGCTGCTAGCGGAGGCGGTAGGGGCTACAGCGGAAAATGGGCGTTATACTTTGATTTCTGTGAGACCGGATTGGAATGATAGCACGGATTTGTTAGGATATAGGAACTTGCAGGGGGAGTTTGTGGCAGGACCGTTAACGAAAGTGATCGAAGCTGCCTTGGACAATCCTAGCTATCCCTATTTTGTGTGTTTGGATGAAATGAACCTGTCCCGGGTGGAATATTACTTTAGCGATTTTTTAAGCATTATCGAATCCCGCGAATTGCGGGGAGATAGAATTGTTAGTCTTCCCATTGATTTGCAGCTGGGCGAGGACCGAAAGCTGTACTTCCCCGAAAATCTTTATGTTATCGGTACGGTTAACATGGATGAGACTACCCATTCCTTTAGTCGTAAAGTCTTGGATCGGGCCAACACCATAGAGCTGACGGATATTGACTTAGGTATTCTGCCGGATGTGCAAGATGACATAGCACCTCTGGAACTCACCAATGAGTATTTTCGCAGTGATTACATACGCTTGAAAGATTGCGTGGTCGGTAATGAGGAATTTCTTCAAGAAAAAATAAGAATTCTGGAGGACATCAACAAAATCATTTCCCCCTGCGGCTTTCAGGTGGGCTACCGGGTGCGGGATGAGTTTTGCTTTTACTTGCTTTATAACCACCAATGGAAATTGTTGCCGGAAGACCGAGCGATAGATTTTCAGATTATGCAAAAGATATTGCCCCGCCTTCAGGGCAACCACTATCGGTTGGAAAACGTCTTAGAAGAACTTATGGATTTCTGTCAAGACCGTTATCCCCTGAGCTACAAAAAGCTGGATTTTATGCTTGGGAGGCTGCAGAGCGATGGGTTCACCTCGTTCTGGCCGTAATACAACTTTGTTGCGCATTGAGACCTCAGATTTTGTTGTTACCATTAAAGGCCCTCATAAGAACGACACCGTGGAAGCATTCAGGTTACATCAGGATGAGCAGGGGAAACTGCTGGGAGCGCACTTAAGAGTTATTCCTGAGGCAAAAACCGAAGTCGTCGATCCGGACCGGGGATTAGTGCCTTATCGTGGAGAGCCCATAACTCCGGTCTTTTTTGAGCAGACGCATTATGAATTACTTTTGCAACGGAAAGAAGGCTGTACTAAACATTTGCGCGTGGAGCATGTTAACCCGGAGCTGCGAGAAGCCCTAAGCCCTGTTGACCCTAATGGAGGTCTGCAATCGGGAATCATCAACTTTCAGGACGAGGTAGGTTTCTCTCAATTTGAGATATGGGATGACGAGCAGCGGCTCCTAGCCTTTGAGATAGAGGTTTATCCTAGTAAGCTGGATTACCGTAAAGATTACCACCGGCTGCTGCAAGAGGTAACGGAGGAGATCTATAATTTAGCTTTCAGTTTTTTGGGCCGCACGAGCATCTATGCGCGCCTCCAAAAGCAACAGGAGCCTTCCCCGGCAGAATTTTATGCTATCTTCAAAATTCTATGGGAACAGCTGAGCCGGGCATTAGAGTATGTGAAAGCGCAACCCCACCACAGAATTGTTTCCGCTCAGGAGATTTTACCCCCGGAAAAAGTCAAGGGCGGAAGGCCAAAGGCAGCTTTATGGTTGATGAAGCGTCCCTATCTTCTCGACGTGAATCCGAATGGCCTGTTGTCCCTGAGGGAGAAAGCGTTTACTCCTAGACGGTTGCCGGATCACAGAAAATATTTGACCTTTAATACTTATGAGAACCAGTTCTTGAAGTGGATGTTAAAGCAATTAGAATTAAGATTGCGCCAATTTGCCGCATATGGCCGGAGGCTCAAAATTGATGAGCGGGTCATAGCGGAAGTGGACCGAGCGTGGCATTATCTGCGGCGGTATGCGCGACATC
Encoded proteins:
- a CDS encoding AAA domain-containing protein — its product is MSIAELFDQKFGHKQTSYMMVAVLALLDNLNQEGGASIDDVATSFKAFYLERRRKGRQPERDGAVLARVETLSDSKIRETMLKMPMPAFQDVIDVDQARGYLYFKPKVLAKLNWKTIKELRKVAWKHLYQYYKNHFQNTELTVQDLENLPFGYAVSAADVARLSGQNQMKGIHPIEKGVIILCTLDGGAYANTWLDENETILKYYLEGRMQPDGSKTYNEQAKSNMAVRLSKEEGYPVYVFTREKRGQLFHFEGTFVCDRVEADTNGDKYFVLRRKSRDGEMTINAPPEKELMSVPEVVIHIHSFVRAKGYSFTEDFIKNLYLSLKTKPFVILAGISGTGKSKVCRLLAEAVGATAENGRYTLISVRPDWNDSTDLLGYRNLQGEFVAGPLTKVIEAALDNPSYPYFVCLDEMNLSRVEYYFSDFLSIIESRELRGDRIVSLPIDLQLGEDRKLYFPENLYVIGTVNMDETTHSFSRKVLDRANTIELTDIDLGILPDVQDDIAPLELTNEYFRSDYIRLKDCVVGNEEFLQEKIRILEDINKIISPCGFQVGYRVRDEFCFYLLYNHQWKLLPEDRAIDFQIMQKILPRLQGNHYRLENVLEELMDFCQDRYPLSYKKLDFMLGRLQSDGFTSFWP